The Carassius carassius chromosome 9, fCarCar2.1, whole genome shotgun sequence genome includes a region encoding these proteins:
- the LOC132149035 gene encoding lysoplasmalogenase-like → MDILETSAYDRRQRRNMTCVLFLYLLPFFASCAMYFYLWIPDSAPSLLAAGIKATPILCLVLLVLSYNGGRSLVGVAGGLLLSAAGDCCLIWPELFIHGMGCFALAHLIYSISFLSSRFSGTSSSVSFFILYLILWLFGIGMYVYLVPFLRLDPEADVLVPAIGGYILLIVIMATLAARTRRPLILLGSLVFMASDLTIALTKFNVFDVEYKKHIIMTTYYLAQLMIALGDVKVALEEEADDIHKWKRS, encoded by the exons ATGGACATCCTGGAAACTAGTGCTTATGACCGCAGACAACGCAGGAACATG ACCTGTGTACTGTTTCTTTATCTGCTCCCTTTTTTCGCATCCTGTGCAATGTACTTCTACCTGTGGATCCCAGACTCCGCCCCCTCTCTTCTGGCTGCAGGCATTAAGGCTACTCCCATCCTCTGTCTGGTCCTTCTGGTGCTCAGCTATAATGGGGGGCGGAGTCTAGTGGGCGTGGCTGGAGGGTTGCTGCTCTCAGCTGCCGGAGACTGTTGCCTTATTTGGCCAGAACTTTTTATCCATG gaatggGCTGTTTTGCTCTGGCCCACTTGATTTACTCTATTTCCTTCCTGTCCTCTCGATTTTCTGGAACATCTTCGTCTGTCTCATTCTTTATCCTCTACCTCATCCTGTGGTTGTTCGGCATTGGAATGTATGTTTACCTCGTGCCCTTCCTACGGCTTGATCCAGAAGCTGACGTTCTCGTCCCAGCCATAGGGGGTTACATACTGCTCATTGTCATCATGGCCACACTGGCTGCTCGTACCCGACGGCCTCTCATCCTGCTGGGCAGCCTGGTCTTCATGGCTTCTGACCTCACCATTGCACTGACAAAGTTCAATGTCTTTGATGTCGAATACAAAAAGCACATTATTATGACAACATACTACCTGGCACAGCTGATGATTGCGCTGGGTGACGTGAAGGTAGCGCTGGAGGAGGAGGCTGATGATATCCACAAGTGGAAGAGATCATAA